A single window of Aspergillus puulaauensis MK2 DNA, chromosome 5, nearly complete sequence DNA harbors:
- a CDS encoding putative lipin Smp2 (BUSCO:EOG092636Y6;~COG:I,N;~EggNog:ENOG410Q74I;~InterPro:IPR031315,IPR007651,IPR036412,IPR026058, IPR013209;~PFAM:PF08235,PF04571), which yields MQYVRSISGSVSKTWNSINPATLSGAIDVIVIEQEDGTLACSPFHVRFGKFSLLRPYEKKVEFKVNDVKQDYAMKLGEGGEAFFVFETSEEIPASMQTSPLISPIPSPKMGSEESLPSLQEPEYLDLDQSKEAVHPPLVSRGGRATSDLGLVTPLSQSPDESTLDRSPRSSLGPEPKLDRALSDGILPTGGYSSGPGVSDQVFQLQRPESADSAEEADHLRRSQSPPPVSLQEAVSRAMSLSQKLSTSNIPSRVTDTGDLMLDMTGYKSNEEDALRAEVVARKILAEELEGNYDIGALIGADEHGNLWIYSSEEAKESANRRATINSMRPSSAMSENAMSDPGYHSDSDNSLGNPFHIRHHRTQSDVQPGFPTPPHSPPHITMPMEPVRNYAKTLRLTSDQLKALDLKPGINDMSFSVNKATCTANMYLWSGDIPIVISDIDGTITKSDALGHVLNMIGRDWTHAGVAKLYTDIVSNGYNIMYLTSRSVGQADTTRSYIYGVCQDGYRLPKGPTIMSPDRTMAALRREIYLRKPEVFKMACLRDILGLFNGKENPFYAGFGNRLTDALSYRSVNIPSSRIFTINSNAEVQLDLLSLNKYKSSYVSMRELVDHFFPPVSLLVQAGGEEYTDFTYWRDVPRDLDDISTTDSEGESQADDEDDADDEDYDPELSDEEELEDDEIGEEDLGASFVSQATDPYEGEASVASDDEGEIEGEIEGELEGELEGEIEGEIEGDIDGEIDGEVEDEDEEDEKNNVVPEVPVRGKDSTPSTPGR from the exons ATGCAGTACGTCAGAAGTATTAGCGGCTCCGTCTCAAAGACCTGGAACTCGATCAACCCAGCCACCTTGAGCGGAGCCATCGATGTGATTGTCAtcgagcaagaagatg GCACCCTTGCGTGTTCACCGTTCCACGTCCGATTCGGCAAGTTCTCGTTACTCCGACCATACGAAAAGAAG GTGGAATTCAAAGTCAATGATGTCAAACAAGACTATGCAATGAAGCTGGGGGAGGGTGGGGAGGCCTTCTTTGTGTTTGAGACGTCGGAAGAAATTCCCGCCTCAATGCAGACATCGCCTCTGATATCGCCAATCCCGAGTCCGAAGATGGGCAGCGAAGAAAGCTTGCCCTCACTGCAAGAACCGGAATACTTGGACCTCGACCAGTCGAAAGAAGCAGTTCACCCCCCGCTTGTATCTAGGGGGGGTCGGGCGACCAGTGATTTGG GTCTGGTGACTCCTCTGTCGCAGTCCCCGGATGAGTCTACTTTGGACAGGTCTCCTCGAAGTTCCCTCGGTCCAGAGCCAAAGTTAGATCGTGCGCTTTCCGATGGAATTCTGCCGACTGGAGGATACTCTTCCGGCCCTGGTGTTTCTGATCAGGTTTTCCAACTACAGCGACCGGAATCCGCCGATtcggctgaagaagctgacCACCTCCGACGATCACAAAGCCCCCCTCCGGTGTCTCTACAAGAGGCTGTTTCACGAGCGATGTCCCTGTCCCAGAAACTATCGACGTCGAATATTCCCTCCCGCGTTACCGATACTGGCGATCTAATGCTTGATATGACGGGTTATAAGAGtaatgaagaggatgctCTCCGTGCAGAGGTTGTTGCGCGCAAAATTCTTGCCGAGGAACTCGAAGGGAACTACGATATCGGGGCCCTCATTGGAGCGGATGAGCATGGCAACCTATGGATATACAGTAGCGAAGAAGCCAAAGAGTCAGCAAACCGCCGAGCGACGATCAACTCCATGCGCCCTAGCTCCGCTATGAGTGAAAATGCGATGTCCGACCCTGGCTATCATAGCGATAGCGACAACTCTCTCGGCAACCCATTCCATATACGGCACCACCGTACACAGTCTGATGTTCAGCCTGGATTCCCAACGCCACCGCATTCGCCCCCTCACATCACCATGCCGATGGAACCGGTTCGCAACTATGCGAAGACATTACGCCTCACAAGCGACCAGCTCAAGGCGTTGGACCTAAAGCCCGGCATCAACGACATGTCTTTTAGCGTCAACAAGGCTACCTGCACTGCTAATATGTATCTCTGGAGCGGAGATATTCCTATTGTCATTTCGGATATCGATGGAACCATTACCAA GTCCGATGCTTTGGGTCATGTTTTGAATATGATCGGTCGAGACTGGACTCATGCTGGAGTCGCTAAATTGTATACTGATATTGTTAGCAATGGATACAACATCATGTACCTCACCAGTCGATCCGTTGGGCAAGCAGATACTACGCGGTCATACATCTATGGTGTTTGTCAAGATGGATACCGACTTCCAAAAGGACCTACTATCATGAGTCCTGATCGAACGATGGCAGCGTTGCGACGTGAGATCTATTTAAGGAAGCCCGAAGTCTTCAAAATGGCCTGCCTAAGAGACATTCTGGGTCTTTTTAACGGGAAAGAGAACCCGTTTTATGCAGGATTTGGCAACAGGCTTACAGACGCTCTCAGTTATCGGTCCGTGAACATCCCATCTAGCAGGATTTTCACCATCAACTCGAACGCCGAAGTTCAGTTGGACCTTCTGAGCTTGAACAAGTATAAGAGCAGTTACGTTTCCATGCGTGAGCTAGTGGATCACTTTTTCCCACCCGTCAGCTTGCTGGTCCAAGCCGGTGGTGAAGAATATACCGATTTCACGTATTGGCGGGATGTTCCACGAGACCTTGACGATATTTCGACGACGGATAGTGAAGGCGAAAGCCAggcagatgatgaggatgatgctgatgatgaagactACGATCCTGAACTgagcgatgaggaagagcttgagGACGACGAAattggagaggaggatcttGGCGCAAGCTTCGTTTCTCAGGCCACAGACCCCTACGAGGGCGAGGCGAGCGTCGCTTCAGATGACGAAGGCGAAATTGAGGGTGAAATTGAGGGTGAACTCGAGGGTGAACTCGAGGGCGAAATTGAAGGCGAAATTGAAGGCGATATTGACGGGGAGATCGACggggaggtcgaggatgaagatgaggaagatgagaagaaCAACGTGGTACCCGAAGTTCCAGTCCGCGGAAAGgattcaactccatccacaCCCGGCAGGTGA
- a CDS encoding uncharacterized protein (COG:E;~EggNog:ENOG410PJ18;~InterPro:IPR013057;~PFAM:PF01490;~TransMembrane:10 (o84-105i133-154o160-181i193-212o243-265i277-298o318-339i360-385o391-413i457-481o)) gives MSPAKKDTAAQDKSSTIEAGHDGTLSPVASIQSVHQQPPDLFDDANSEVNFRGVSWQGAAVLVTKVQIGLGVLSLPSTFHVLGFFPGIFCFIILAMISTVAGYVCGNARQYYPHMHSIGDAAEMLFGETGREVVGIIYYIYLALVAGAGMLTTSASLNALSEHGACTTVFLGVTCAASFIIGTGFRSLEKVSWLSWLGVAGIIISIWITAIACLTQDRPAVAPADGSIDLDIRVLPQTTFLKAMGAISTQLFAVGGSGTFFTFAAEMKHPHLFTRSLLCGQTFIVATNIVIGSIVYGKVGQYIASPALGSAGPLIKKISYGIALPGLLVTAVLWSHIAAKYSFVRILRGTRHLQSNTTQHWAVWAGSMAVTVVFGFIIVGVVPFFDDFLSLVGALFNPVFTNVIPGFMLLFFIARQPVKAIQGGPHPSLSLSQSSSANHWLVDSYLVARGGWKAWKYALGFTLAWFMVVSGFLIMVGGTYATVLSIEAAYGDGSITGVFSCVDNS, from the coding sequence ATGAGCCCGGCAAAGAAAGACACTGCCGCGCAGGACAAGAGCTCTACCATAGAGGCTGGCCATGATGGGACCTTGAGCCCTGTTGCTTCCATTCAATCAGTACACCAGCAACCGCCTGATCTCTTCGACGACGCCAACAGTGAAGTCAATTTCCGTGGTGTTTCCTGGCAAGGCGCCGCTGTCCTCGTTACGAAGGTCCAAATTGGACTCGGGGTCTTGAGTCTCCCCTCCACCTTCCACGTTCTGGGCTTCTTTCCCGGCATCTTTTGTTTTATTATCCTGGCTATGATCTCGACTGTGGCCGGCTATGTATGTGGGAATGCTAGGCAGTACTACCCCCATATGCACAGCATTGGGGATGCCGCCGAGATGCTCTTCGGGGAGACAGGCAGGGAGGTCGTTGGGATCATCTACTACATCTACCTTGCCCTGGTAGCTGGTGCAGGAATGCTCACAACATCAGCATCGTTAAATGCCCTATCTGAGCACGGAGCCTGcaccaccgtcttcctcggcgtTACCTGCGCCGCCTCCTTCATCATCGGGACAGGCTTCAGGTCTCTAGAGAAAGTCTCCTGGCTGAGCTGGCTAGGCGTGGCCGGAATCATCATTTCCATCTGGATCACCGCAATCGCATGCCTCACCCAAGACCGGCCTGCCGTGGCTCCTGCAGATGGCTCCATCGATCTTGATATCCGTGTTCTCCCGCAAACGACCTTTCTCAAGGCAATGGGCGCCATCTCGACTCAGTTATTTGCCGTCGGTGGATCTGGGACATTCTTCACCTTTGCTGCTGAAATGAAGCACCCTCACCTCTTCACCAGGTCGCTGCTTTGCGGCCAGACTTTTATTGTTGCAACGAATATCGTGATCGGGTCGATTGTCTATGGCAAGGTTGGCCAGTATATCGCAAGCCCTGCCCTAGGCTCAGCAGGTCCTCTTATCAAAAAGATATCCTACGGCATTGCGCTACCAGGGCTGTTAGTGACTGCAGTCTTATGGAGTCATATCGCAGCCAAATATTCATTCGTGAGGATCCTACGAGGGACACGCCATCTCCAGTCAAATACCACCCAGCATTGGGCCGTCTGGGCTGGCTCGATGGCCGTCACCGTCGTTTTCGGCTTCATCATTGTCGGCGTCGttcccttcttcgacgaCTTCCTAAGCCTCGTCGGGGCTCTTTTCAATCCGGTCTTCACTAACGTTATTCCCGGCTTCATGCTCTTATTCTTCATTGCAAGACAGCCCGTTAAAGCCATTCAAGGAGGCCCACATCCGAGCCTGAGCCTTTCGCAGTCCTCGTCCGCAAATCACTGGCTCGTTGACTCCTACCTGGTTGCGAGGGGCGGCTGGAAAGCCTGGAAATATGCCCTTGGCTTCACGCTCGCTTGGTTCATGGTCGTCTCCGGCTTTCTGATTATGGTTGGGGGTACTTATGCAACTGTTCTGAGTATCGAGGCTGCTTATGGCGATGGCAGCATCACGGGCGTGTTCTCTTGCGTTGATAACTCCTAG